CGCCGGTCGCGTTCCCGTCGCCACGCCAACGCGCTGAGCGTCGCCAGCGCCGCGCCGAGCACGAAGATCCCGAAACTGATCGTCTGCTCGAGTTGCTGGGCGAGCGTCAGCGCAACGACTGTCGCGACGATGTCCGGAATCAGTGCTGGCATTCGATATAGCTCGACCGAGGTGTCGGCAGAGAAAAAGGATTGTCGTCCAACCGTCGAATCCCATCGGCAAGATGCCCAACGTCGCGTCGGCAGATATGGTGTCGCTGCCAGCCGGCTGCCATCCCTGCGATGGGATTTTATCATTACTGCGTTCATAGACAGTGGCATGGCCTTTCGTGTCGACGAGCGTGCAACCGACTTCCGAGAGATCGACCGCTTCGAGGGTGGTGTCGGCTGGCTCGCCCATCCCGACGAACGAATGCAACGTGCTAGCCACGCCCTCGCGATCGACGGCGAGGTCTGGGTGATCGATCCTGTCGACGCTGAGGGACTCGACGAGCTGTTCGCCGAGTTCGGAGACGTGACCGGCGTCGTCGTCACGCTGGATCGACACAAACGCGACGCCGCTGCTATCGCGAGGCGTCATCGCGTCCCCGTCTACCTGCCCGAGTTCTTTGATGGCGTAACCGACGACATCGACACTGCGGTCGCCCGCTTCAGTGACGAACTCTCGGATACCGGGATCCGTGCACTTACCGTCGTCGACAGCCGCTTCTGGCAGGAAGTTGCCCTCTACAATCCAGCCGACAGAACGCTTGTCATCCCCGAAACGGTCGGGACCGTCGACTACTTCCTGGCTGGCGACGAGCGACTCGGCGTGCATCCGATGTTGCGACTGAATCCGCCACGAGCGGCGTTTCGTGGCATCCGACCCGAGCGTGTCCTCGTCGGCCACGGTGCCGGCGTAATGGACGGTGCTGCGCACGCGCTCGAGGACGCATTCAAGAGTTCTCGTCGGCGAGCCCCCCGGCTGTACACCGAGGCAGCCTGGGACTTCCTGCCGATCTGAGAGCGGTGATGTCGAGTCGACCTAACTGCTGGAGGGCATAAATCTAATTACCTCCCACCCAAAGCTGACCTGTGGTCTACGTCACCCGTGCGCTCGTCGACGTGTTGCTGGACCTGGCCAGCGACGCGGATCCCGACGACGTGACGACCGGCGTCTCGGTTACGATGGCCGACGAACTCGAGGGTGCGGACGGCCTCGATCCCGAGACGCCGGTCTTTACGGACTTCTTTCTGCCCGATCCTGGCAACTCCGTCAACGCCGTCTTCGGCGTCGATCTCTCGATGCCTGCCCGACAGGCACAGGGCCGGTTTATTTCCCATCCGGTCGGCGAACTCGAGGTGACTCGACGCGACGACCTCGCCGAAATCGTCTTCGTCGCCGTCCCGCCTTGGGGGACTGACGAGCGGTCGTTCGCCGCGTTCGACCGCAGCGGCAAGCGCCAGCCCCTTGAGATCGTCGACGCCGCGCCGCCGGACCAGTCGCTGACGGACTGACGTGCGCTGACGGATTCGTGGCCGGCGCTACGAAACAGGTATGCGTTCAAAAAACGGCTGTGAGTTGTTGCGTATCACCCGGTCGGGAGCGGGAACTCGTCGTCGCCGATGATCCGATCGATGATGCCGCCGGGGCTCCGGTCTCGGCCATCGTCGGTCTCGTCGTCGGATGGGAAGTCCGGAACGTGTGGCATGTCTACTCCCCTAAGAGGGTACGCTCTCGAGACCGAAAAGCGCTGTTCCCGTGTTGCACCAGCCGGTAGCTGGCTCGCGGGCTGATTGGTCCGGTTACTCGAGATAGCCCAGCCCGCGGAGCTGTTCAGTGATCTCTTCGAACTCGGCTTCGGTGAGTTCGCCCTCCTTCTGGTGCTGGATGACGATGCTCCGCAGCAGGAACCGGACGAGATCGCTCGTGCTCTGGAAGCTCGTCCCCTCGATGGTCTCCTCGACGCGGTCGGCCAGGTCCTTCGGGATCGACACCGTGGTGTATTCGGTCATACGCCATACTCCGTCGCGGGCCCCAAATGCGTGTCGACAGCGCTATCGATCGCGCGTGCGCACCGCGCGCTTGTGGCCCTCTATGATAGTTGATCACAGCTCCCGTCCAATAGCGATCGTCGACCGTCTCCACAGGCATTTTTATATTCGGCTCCGTAGCGAGAGATAAGGCATGGGAGTCCGGCCACCATCGAGCGGAGACGACGAGAAACCCGACAGTATCGAGTTCGGCATCGCTGCCGTCGACGCTCACCTCAAGGACGCTGATCTGTCCTTTCCGGCCACGAAAGACGACGTCAGAGCCGAACTCGGCCACGAGCACATCCCCTACGACGTCCACGGGAGCGACGTTGCTCTGGGCGAAATACTCGACGACGTCCCGACGGACCGCTTTGACTCCCGACAAGAGCTGTTGAACGCACTCCACGAGCCGTTCGAGGAGTACCGACGGAACCGCTCGGGCAGCGTCGTTTCGCAGGTCCGGTCGCTGTTGCCGTTCTGATCGCACGGGGCACTGTTCCTGTTGTCGTCCGCTACGTCACTGTGGTAGCGGTCCAGTCGATCGAGTGAAAATTATCTTACTTGTTTCGCTCGTCTCGAGCGATTCGCTCCAAGCGACGGCGCTGTTCGCGATGGAGGGTCACGAGCATGTCCGATAGGACGCCGAACATAAGCAACTGGACGCCGAGGATGATCGCGGCTGCCGAGACCACTGCCAAGACCTCGTGGCTCTGTGTGTACTGAATCCACTCCCAGAGTACGTAGGCTGCAATGAGGACACCAGAGGCGATGCCGCCGACGCCGAGACTGCCGAAGTAGAACAGCGGGTTATTGGTCTTAGCCAGCGAGTACAGCGCGAGCAAGATCGTCCCGCCGTCTTTGACTGGATGGAGGTTGGTCTCGGACTCGTCGGGCCGTGCTCGGTAACTGACCGGGACGACCGTCGTGTCGATCCCATGTTTGACACACTCGACGGCGAGTTCGGTCTCGATGGTAAAGCCGTCCGAATCGAGCGAGAGCCGGCGGAACGAGTCGACGGTAAACGCTCGATACCCCGAGAGGATGTCCTCGTAGTTGGCCCCGTGGATGAATCCGAACGCGCGGTTGATCATCCGGTTGCCAAAGCCGTTCAGCGCCCGCATCGCGTCGTCGTCCATATCGGCAAACCGGTTGCCGATGACGTGTTCGTACCCGCGCGCGAGCGGCTCGATCATCTCGTCGGCGTCAGCTGGGTCGTAGGTCCCATCGCCGTCGAGCATCAACACGTAGGGAACCGTCACATACTCGAGTGCCTCACGGACGGCCTGGCCCTTGCCGCTGCCCGACTGGACCAGCACTTCCGCACCGTGGTCGCGGGCGATCTCGCGGGTGTCGTCCTCGGAGTCGCCGTCGATCACGACGACGTTCGTATAGCCCTGCTCGTAGAAGCCCTCGATCACGTCGCCGATCGTGGCCGCCTCCTCGAGCGTCGGGATGAGCACGCAGACCTCCTCCGGCGAGATTTCGCGGGTTTGCTCGGTTACGGCGACGACGTCGCCGCCGTCCGAGCGGGGGCTCGAGGCCGCGCGAACCGCGTCGTCTTCCATTGGGCATTACTCCCCCACCGAACCGCAAAAGGCTACTGATCGAATAATGACCGCTTTTTATCTGACTCGAGGAAGTCTTTGGCTGCAGATCCTATTCGGAGGAATTCGGGGTTCATCGCGACCTTGAGGTCATTACCGACCGAGATATCGGATTCGGCCTTGAGGATCGGTGCGACGGCTTCTTCAGTCATGACGTGGGAAGACAGAGGAATATAATGCCTGTTTCTCAGGCTGCGTTGTACTCCATCGTTGCGTGCGGGTTCGTACCCGGGTGGGTACCAATTCGTTCCTCGAGGCCCGACTCGTTGATCGGTGTCTCGCAGTGAGGCCTCACAATGTAGTAACTGACCCGTGAGTCATGACCTTGCCCTGAAATATCGTTGCGGACGAGGTCGGACTATGAGAGTTACCGCACTGCATACCCAGGTTTGCGACTGCTGTCGCTATCGGGTATGACGTTCAATAAAAAGAAACCGCGGAAATTGAAGGCCGGCGAAAGCCGGTAGTTCTACAGCTTAGTTCTGACGGCGCAGGGCCAGCATGGCAGCGCCGAGCAGCGCGACGAGAGCAACGCCGACACCGAAGCCGGGCGTACCGTCGTCGGAGCCACCATCGTCAGAGGTGTTGCCGTCGTCGGTGCTACCGTCAGTGCCGTCGGTGCTACCGTCAGTGCCGTCGGTGCTACCGTCAGTGCCGTCGGTGCTACCGTCAGTGCCGTCGGTGCTACCGTCGGTGCCGTCGGTGCTACCGTCGGACTCGCCCTTCTTCTCAGCCTCGTCGACGGTGAGCGTACCGGAGTCGACTTCCTCACCGTCAGCCGTCAGCGTCCACTCGTAGTCGCCAGCGGAGGCGTTCTCGAGGAGGTCCGCTTCGAGCGTGGTCGAGGAACTGGCCTCGAGTGAGACCGTCTCGTCGACGAGGGTCTCGCCGTCGAAGACGAACGTGACGTTCTCGGAGCCGGTCATGTCGTTGGGGTTCTCGACGGTGATCGTCGCGGAGACGTCGTCACCGGCCTTCGGCTCTGCGGGGTCGGTGGTGACGTCGTAGTTGAACGGAGCCGGTTCTTCCGGCTCGTCGGCTTCGACGAGAACAGAGTCCATCGTCGTGTGTTCACTGGTAACGGGGTCCGTCGCACGGAGCGTGAACTCGGTACCAGCAGCCTCTGCGCTGAAGTTGTATTCAGCACCGAAGGCACGGTCCTCGTCGACAACAGCGTCTTCGAACTTCACGAAGGTACCCGCTGCGCGAGCGCGGGTGGTGATTTCCGTGCCAGGTGCGACGGTCGTCGTGCCGGTCACAACAGCGTCAGCCGAGGTGGGGACTTCAGCAGCACTGTCGTCCCACTCGATGATGCGCTCTTCGATGCTGAACTCACTCTCAGCGGATTCATCGCTATCACTGACGTACGGGTTGTCCGTGGATACCGAGAAGTTCGCGTTGAAGTTCTGGGAGTCCTCGAAGTCAGCGGCACTGCCGTCGTACAGGTCGCTTGCTGTAATCGCGTAGATCAGCTGACCTTCAGACTGGTTTGCGCTGATGAGATCCGCGGTGAGATCGTTCTCTCCCTCTCCAGCGTCAGTACTCCAGACCTGCGGTTCTGAGTTCGGCGAGCTGTCCTGCTCCGTCACCGTGAGCGAGACGCTGTCGTGCGAGGTACCGTCGTCGAAGTAGCCGTGGAGGCTCTCCATGTCGACGGTCACGAGAAGCTGATCGCCAGCGGCGATCTGGTCGCTCTCAGTCACAGTTGCGTCTTCGAAGTCACTCACACTTGCGATGTCGCCCTGCGGTGCGGTGTGCGTTGCGACGGCATCCTCGGAGAGCTCCGTGCGCTCCTCGAGCGTCAGGTATGCCGTGTCGTACTCCTGACTCAGGCCGTCAGCCTCCGAGTAGGTGCCACCCAGGTCGAGCTGGTAGTCACCAGCTGCGAGCGGGTCGTCGAGGCCGCCCTTGACAACGTCCTCAACAACAACGTTGGCGTTGTTGTCAGCGGTGAAAGCGGAGTGCGTGTTACCTTCGTCGCTTTCGGCAACTTTGTTAGCGGATGCAGAGTTCACCGAGACAGTGACTTCATCGTCGTTATTCTCGGGCGTGACCTTCAGGACAACTTCATAGTTGACCTCAGATTCGTCACCGATGACGAGGTAAGCGTTATCTGCGTTAGTGAAGTCGACAGTCACGTCTGCAACGTTACTACGCTGCTCGACGAAAGTCGACTGAGTGAAGTCAACCGAAATATCCTCTTCGGTGACGGTAATCGAAGCGCTGGTTTCTGCTGCAGTGTCACCAGCTTCGATGGTGAAGTTGTACTCGCCAGCTTCCAGGCTCTGGAAGTCAGCATCGTGGCTACCACGATCCTGGACGACGACGTAGCCGTCGTCGCTGTGATCGTAGTCGCTGCCTTCCGTAACACCGAAGACATCAACGAGTTCGTCTCCGCTGAGGTCTTCGGAGCTGATGTGGACAGGGAAGCTCGAGCGCGCCGACTCAACGTCGAGCGTCGTTTCCGACGATTCGCCCTCGAGGTTCGTGACGACGCTGCTGTCGAACTCAGCACTCAGATCTTGAATACGAACGTCGAAAGTCAGGTCATCGCTACCACCAGTTTCGAGGTAGTAGGAACCCGACTCGAAGTTGGACGTGTCAATTTCGACATCTCCAGTACCCGAATCTCCGGAGACGTCCACTTCGCGGATCCACGTCGCGTCATCGCTGTCTCCCTGGTAGAGGTCGACAGTTCGATCTTCTTCGTTCAGTGGGCTAACGCCAGTTGCGGTTACAGTCTGTCCTTGATACGCACGGTCACCGTCATTTGCGCTGGCGGTGACTGTGGTCTCTTCGGTATGATTTGCTGCTGCCGAGCCCGCGAACGCTGCGGACATGGCGACAACAGAGAGGACCATAAGCGCGGCCAGGAACACTGCGCGTCCCTTTTCGCGATAGGTTGTGTCGTCTGTCATTTATTATTGTGTTATGTTCGTGTTTCGAATCAGTTAGCAAGCGATTCACCTGGAGTGCGAACCGACCCTGAGCCTTTCCGCCGGGCTAGTTGGTCCGCTCACACCGGGTAGGGGTAATCAGTTCTTTACACAACTCCGTAATAAGCTTTCTGTCTTATACATTACCGAGACAACATATGGAAGTAGTGTATTACCGCAGGACGTAAGCCTTATTTTTGGGCAATCGCTACTATGCCTCGTACAATTCAGATTGTATACGCACGCGAAAGGTCAGTCTCAAGCGAAGGCAACAGCGAATCGGTAATAGACTATTACGACGGTCGCCGTCGGTCGTCGGTCGAGCCACAGCCGAACCACACACGAAGACAGGACCGATCGCCATCGGCACGAGCCCCACTACGACGCCGATCGGGCTGGACTGCGATCGGTATTGATGCCCCGTCTGAACTCGAGTTCGATCTACCTGCTCGTCCTCACCGCGAGAACTGGGCATCGCTTCGACCGGTCGCGGGCTCAAATTCGACTTAATCGCCTGCGAATTCGCCCAGGACGGCTCGACGGCCAACTGCGTCGCCCCGCTTTACCGCCACTGACATGGTCACGAGTGTTCCGGACTCCGTGCTCGATCGATCATTGCGGAGATGCCGCTCGAGCGGCTGGCCGAGGTGAAAGGCATTGTTGTTGTCGTGCGGTTCTTAGCAAGTGAAGCCTCGTCATACGTGACGGACGAAGTGATCGACGTCAACGGCAGCATGGATCTGGCGGTCGTCAGCTGTCGGCGTCTGTCGGCCCACGTGTTCTCGATTTCGACTCACGGGCTCTGTGGGCCTGTTCATATCCTTTGTTGCGGTGAGCACACTGCGCCCCACGACTCCCTGTGGTCTTTGGGTACTCCATCCCTTACAGTGCTTGTCTCGGCTGGATTCGCGGAGACCAGTCTCGCCGTTTCGGTCCATCAAGCGGGGAGCTATCGTCTGAGTTAGAGACGGTTCAGCAACGCCTGCTTGTTTTCCACTCGAGTTGCAGTTCCGTGTTCGCTACTGCTCTCGAGTCTGGTCGCCTGGCACCTCAGAATCGTCTCTTGGCTCGAATCCGTCTTGAGCTGGTGCATCCGACGGCGCTTCAGTGTCTTCCGGCGGTGAATGGGGTGTCGGTGGCTCCGGTGGCTCAAAAGCCGCGATGAGGAGACGTATTGGTCGACTTTCGACCACGTCCGTGAGCGAATGGGATGAGCGAAACGCGACAACCGCAAGCACCGCACCGAGGAGATGGCCAACCAACAGCATCGGTGAGAGCGCGCCAGCCAGGGTAACCGCGAGCAGTGACACAAGAGTGACGGTCAGGCCAATAGAACCTGCAATTCGAATCGGCCGCGCGCGAACCGTCTCGGTAGTCGTTCTCACAACGGTTTCGATGCGGGAACTTTCGTATCCATCAGCGAGCACGGCACCGACCGCCTCAAGGAGTCGAATAACCGGCCCGACCGTATAGGTGTCCCGGAGGTCGATCACGATTACATCCGGGTCGGGTTCGGCAGTCAGCCACCGGTAGCAGTACGACGCCCGGACGTACTCAGTCAGGGTGTCTCCGAGCATGCGAAGGCTGCTGGCTTCGAAAGCGGACACAACCTTCGAACGGTTGAGTGCGGTGTCTAACATGCTAGTTCCGCTCGTCAATCGGAACCGATTGGCCA
The sequence above is a segment of the Natrinema sp. HArc-T2 genome. Coding sequences within it:
- a CDS encoding ribbon-helix-helix domain-containing protein yields the protein MTEYTTVSIPKDLADRVEETIEGTSFQSTSDLVRFLLRSIVIQHQKEGELTEAEFEEITEQLRGLGYLE
- the aglJ gene encoding S-layer glycoprotein N-glycosyltransferase AglJ — its product is MEDDAVRAASSPRSDGGDVVAVTEQTREISPEEVCVLIPTLEEAATIGDVIEGFYEQGYTNVVVIDGDSEDDTREIARDHGAEVLVQSGSGKGQAVREALEYVTVPYVLMLDGDGTYDPADADEMIEPLARGYEHVIGNRFADMDDDAMRALNGFGNRMINRAFGFIHGANYEDILSGYRAFTVDSFRRLSLDSDGFTIETELAVECVKHGIDTTVVPVSYRARPDESETNLHPVKDGGTILLALYSLAKTNNPLFYFGSLGVGGIASGVLIAAYVLWEWIQYTQSHEVLAVVSAAAIILGVQLLMFGVLSDMLVTLHREQRRRLERIARDERNK
- a CDS encoding BGTF surface domain-containing protein, which produces MTDDTTYREKGRAVFLAALMVLSVVAMSAAFAGSAAANHTEETTVTASANDGDRAYQGQTVTATGVSPLNEEDRTVDLYQGDSDDATWIREVDVSGDSGTGDVEIDTSNFESGSYYLETGGSDDLTFDVRIQDLSAEFDSSVVTNLEGESSETTLDVESARSSFPVHISSEDLSGDELVDVFGVTEGSDYDHSDDGYVVVQDRGSHDADFQSLEAGEYNFTIEAGDTAAETSASITVTEEDISVDFTQSTFVEQRSNVADVTVDFTNADNAYLVIGDESEVNYEVVLKVTPENNDDEVTVSVNSASANKVAESDEGNTHSAFTADNNANVVVEDVVKGGLDDPLAAGDYQLDLGGTYSEADGLSQEYDTAYLTLEERTELSEDAVATHTAPQGDIASVSDFEDATVTESDQIAAGDQLLVTVDMESLHGYFDDGTSHDSVSLTVTEQDSSPNSEPQVWSTDAGEGENDLTADLISANQSEGQLIYAITASDLYDGSAADFEDSQNFNANFSVSTDNPYVSDSDESAESEFSIEERIIEWDDSAAEVPTSADAVVTGTTTVAPGTEITTRARAAGTFVKFEDAVVDEDRAFGAEYNFSAEAAGTEFTLRATDPVTSEHTTMDSVLVEADEPEEPAPFNYDVTTDPAEPKAGDDVSATITVENPNDMTGSENVTFVFDGETLVDETVSLEASSSTTLEADLLENASAGDYEWTLTADGEEVDSGTLTVDEAEKKGESDGSTDGTDGSTDGTDGSTDGTDGSTDGTDGSTDGTDGSTDDGNTSDDGGSDDGTPGFGVGVALVALLGAAMLALRRQN